Proteins encoded together in one Caballeronia sp. NK8 window:
- a CDS encoding response regulator, with product MHLLFVDDNHACVETLVDIASGLGHTSAVAHDGASCLALASREHFDSIFLDISLPDSDGREICTAIRAAGPNSGARIIAMTGHTDFVATSGETRFDGFLLKPISLQALELFMLPR from the coding sequence ATGCACCTGCTATTCGTCGATGACAACCACGCCTGCGTCGAGACCCTCGTCGACATCGCAAGCGGGCTGGGCCACACGTCGGCCGTGGCGCACGACGGCGCCAGTTGCCTCGCGCTCGCTTCGCGCGAACATTTCGACAGCATCTTCCTCGACATTTCCCTGCCCGACTCCGACGGCCGCGAAATCTGCACCGCGATTCGCGCGGCGGGCCCGAACAGCGGCGCGCGCATCATCGCGATGACCGGTCACACCGATTTCGTCGCGACGAGCGGCGAGACCCGCTTCGACGGCTTTCTTCTCAAACCGATCAGCCTGCAGGCGCTCGAACTCTTTATGCTGCCGCGCTGA
- a CDS encoding nucleobase:cation symporter-2 family protein, with product MAQTIHPVDEVLPLGQMLAVGIQHVLVMYAGAIAVPLIIGAALKLPKEQIAFLISSDLFACGIVTLVQCIGVWKFGIRLPVIMGVSFAPVGPMVAMASSGAGLTSIFGATIAAGVFAILIAPFFGRLMRFFPPIVTGTIILTIGMTLFPVAINWAGGGRGAANFGEPKNLMIAAIVLLAILLINKYLKGFIANISVLLGMAIGFAIALPLGFVDFSGIGQAAWFAPVRPFAFGMPTFDIAAIASLCLVMVVIMVESLGMFLALGDLAMRPVSRIDATRGLRTDGLGTVIGGIFNTFPHSSFSQNIGLVGITGVKSRWVVAVSGVILILLGLLPKLSNLIASIPVVVLGGAGIAMFGMVAATGVKILSKVDFDSKNNLLIIAISLGVGVIPLVAPAFFAHMPAWAGPLTHSGITLAAVFAILLNALFNRGRDSGDIEMEIAAEMPLSLRQGDVDVRD from the coding sequence ATGGCCCAAACGATCCATCCCGTCGACGAAGTGTTGCCCCTCGGTCAGATGCTTGCGGTTGGCATACAGCACGTGCTCGTGATGTACGCGGGCGCGATCGCGGTGCCGCTCATCATCGGCGCGGCGTTGAAGCTGCCGAAGGAGCAGATCGCGTTTCTGATCAGCTCGGATCTTTTTGCGTGCGGGATCGTCACGCTGGTGCAGTGCATCGGCGTATGGAAGTTCGGCATACGGCTGCCGGTCATCATGGGCGTGAGCTTCGCGCCGGTCGGACCGATGGTCGCGATGGCTTCGTCCGGCGCGGGCCTTACGTCGATCTTCGGTGCAACCATTGCGGCGGGCGTGTTCGCCATACTGATCGCGCCGTTCTTCGGGCGGCTGATGCGTTTCTTTCCGCCGATCGTCACGGGCACGATCATTCTCACGATCGGCATGACGCTCTTTCCGGTGGCGATCAACTGGGCGGGCGGCGGGCGCGGCGCGGCGAATTTCGGCGAGCCGAAGAACCTGATGATCGCGGCCATCGTGCTGCTTGCGATTCTGCTCATCAACAAATATCTGAAGGGCTTCATCGCGAACATTTCGGTGTTGCTGGGCATGGCGATCGGCTTTGCGATCGCGTTGCCGCTCGGCTTCGTCGATTTCTCGGGCATCGGTCAGGCCGCGTGGTTCGCGCCGGTGCGGCCGTTCGCGTTCGGCATGCCGACGTTCGATATCGCGGCGATCGCATCGCTGTGCCTCGTGATGGTCGTCATCATGGTGGAATCGCTCGGCATGTTTCTCGCGCTCGGCGACCTCGCGATGAGGCCGGTTTCCCGTATCGATGCGACGCGCGGGTTGCGTACCGATGGTCTCGGTACGGTGATCGGCGGCATCTTCAATACGTTTCCGCATTCTTCCTTTTCGCAGAATATCGGGCTGGTGGGGATTACCGGAGTGAAGAGCCGCTGGGTCGTTGCGGTGTCGGGGGTGATTTTGATTCTGCTCGGGCTGTTGCCGAAGCTTTCCAATCTGATTGCTTCGATACCGGTCGTCGTGCTCGGGGGCGCGGGGATCGCGATGTTCGGGATGGTCGCGGCGACCGGCGTCAAGATCCTGAGCAAGGTCGATTTCGATAGCAAGAACAACTTGCTTATTATCGCTATCAGTTTGGGGGTGGGAGTGATTCCGCTCGTTGCGCCCGCGTTTTTCGCGCATATGCCGGCGTGGGCGGGGCCGCTGACGCATAGCGGGATCACGCTTGCTGCTGTGTTTGCTATCTTGCTCAATGCGCTATTCAATCGCGGGCGGGATTCGGGGGACATTGAGATGGAGATCGCTGCGGAGATGCCGTTGAGCCTTCGGCAAGGGGATGTGGATGTCAGGGATTGA
- a CDS encoding alpha/beta hydrolase: MRDVLWITLTAIAITYAIALAGLYWLQGRLVYPLEQIEALKNSELEALTEPVTVITEDAITLIMRYKAPRTRTTPTIILFHGNGEDLTQRAHIALEMIEAGYGVLLAEYRGYGGNPGKPHEAGLYADARAAYAHAAAHSTNIVLHGYSLGSGVAVQLASEAKISALILEAPFTSIVDVAAKRFWLFPVRLLARDRYDSLSKIAAIDAPLLIYGGTKDGVIPPAHFQRLFDAAHGDKRLALIENADHLDPWTMGGREHVMQFLESLQSTRDAVQA; the protein is encoded by the coding sequence ATGCGCGATGTCCTGTGGATAACTCTGACCGCGATAGCCATCACTTACGCCATAGCCTTGGCGGGGCTCTATTGGCTACAAGGAAGGCTCGTCTATCCACTCGAACAGATCGAGGCTTTGAAGAACTCCGAGCTTGAAGCACTCACCGAACCGGTAACGGTGATAACCGAGGACGCCATAACCCTGATCATGCGCTACAAGGCGCCCCGAACCAGAACCACCCCCACAATCATCCTCTTCCACGGCAACGGCGAAGACCTCACCCAACGCGCCCACATCGCGCTCGAAATGATCGAAGCGGGCTACGGCGTGCTGCTCGCCGAATACCGCGGCTACGGCGGCAATCCCGGCAAACCCCACGAAGCCGGTCTCTACGCCGATGCCCGCGCCGCCTACGCCCATGCCGCCGCGCATTCGACGAACATCGTGCTGCACGGCTATTCGCTCGGCTCGGGCGTCGCCGTGCAACTAGCCAGCGAAGCAAAGATCAGCGCGTTGATCCTGGAAGCGCCCTTTACGAGCATCGTCGATGTGGCAGCGAAACGCTTCTGGCTCTTCCCCGTGCGCCTGCTCGCGCGCGACCGCTACGACAGTCTTTCGAAGATCGCAGCCATCGATGCGCCGCTGCTGATCTACGGCGGCACGAAAGACGGCGTGATTCCCCCCGCGCACTTCCAGCGCCTGTTCGACGCGGCGCACGGCGACAAGCGGCTCGCGCTCATCGAAAACGCCGATCATCTCGATCCATGGACGATGGGCGGCCGCGAACACGTCATGCAGTTTCTCGAATCGCTGCAGTCGACGCGCGATGCCGTGCAGGCGTAA
- a CDS encoding exodeoxyribonuclease III encodes MERRRVKIATFNINGIRPRLGALLTWLERESPDIVCLQELKATDAQFPADAIANAGYGALWHGQQSWNGVAILAKDAEPVLSRRGLPGFEDDTHSRYIEAAVGGLVIGCLYLPNGNPQPGPKFDYKLAWFERFNAHAKGLFDSGHPVVLAGDYNVVPTDEDIYNTRSWLKDALLQPESRAAYADLLAQGWTDALRKMFPDERVYTFWDYFRNHWQTNSGLRIDHILLSKDLAKKLEHAGVDTWVRGEPHASDHAPTWVTLKLGRSRKKTA; translated from the coding sequence ATGGAGAGACGCCGAGTGAAAATCGCGACCTTCAACATCAACGGCATCCGTCCGCGGCTCGGCGCATTGCTGACATGGCTCGAACGCGAATCGCCGGATATCGTCTGCCTGCAGGAACTGAAGGCGACGGACGCGCAGTTTCCCGCCGACGCGATCGCGAACGCGGGCTATGGCGCGCTATGGCATGGACAGCAATCGTGGAACGGCGTGGCGATTCTCGCGAAGGATGCCGAGCCCGTGCTGAGCCGGCGCGGGCTGCCCGGTTTCGAAGACGACACGCATAGCCGGTATATCGAAGCGGCGGTGGGTGGCCTGGTGATCGGCTGTCTTTATCTTCCGAACGGCAATCCGCAGCCTGGCCCGAAGTTCGATTACAAGCTCGCGTGGTTCGAGCGTTTCAACGCGCACGCGAAGGGATTGTTCGACAGCGGTCATCCGGTCGTGCTCGCGGGCGATTACAACGTCGTGCCCACCGACGAGGATATCTACAACACGCGCTCGTGGCTCAAGGACGCGTTGCTGCAACCGGAGAGCCGCGCGGCGTATGCGGACCTGCTCGCGCAGGGCTGGACGGATGCATTGCGCAAGATGTTTCCCGATGAGCGCGTCTATACCTTCTGGGATTACTTCCGCAATCACTGGCAGACCAACTCGGGACTGCGCATCGATCATATCCTGCTCAGCAAGGATCTCGCGAAGAAGCTGGAGCACGCGGGCGTCGATACATGGGTGCGCGGCGAGCCGCATGCGAGCGATCATGCGCCGACGTGGGTGACGCTCAAGCTCGGGCGCAGCAGGAAGAAGACGGCCTAG
- a CDS encoding MFS transporter — protein sequence MSEGSVHWQRNLYVCVFGSFTTIMAMTLLLPFLPLYVQQLGASSVEAAVQWSGVAFGATFLAAGLVAPLWGRLADRYGRKPILIRASLGMAITMSLLGVVQTVWQLVAMRFLAGLVGGYASGAIVMIATQTPKHRTAWALGTHAAGMMAGNLVGPLIGGLLPGLIGIRATFFLAGGLIFCSFIMTTLLVKEERRAPDHAKTKPRGGWRDVPLLTPVIGMLASAMLLMFANMSIEPIITVYVSQLVKDPKQVTLVAGFVMSAAALGSVLAAPRIGRLADRVGAPKVIVGCLAACGVLLIPQIFVTNGTQLVVLRFLMGLALGGLLPAITSVVRHNVPDNAVGYILGYATSAQYIGQVTGPLAGGFIAAHSGMPSVFVMTSVLMFVGAGFNAWVFLRKN from the coding sequence ATGTCCGAAGGCTCCGTTCACTGGCAGCGCAATCTCTACGTCTGCGTATTCGGCTCGTTCACGACCATCATGGCGATGACGCTGCTGCTGCCCTTCCTGCCGCTCTATGTGCAGCAACTGGGCGCGTCGTCGGTGGAGGCGGCGGTGCAATGGTCGGGCGTCGCGTTCGGCGCGACCTTTCTTGCGGCGGGCCTCGTCGCGCCGCTCTGGGGACGGCTCGCCGACCGCTACGGCCGCAAGCCGATCCTGATCCGCGCGAGCCTCGGCATGGCGATCACGATGTCGCTGCTCGGCGTCGTGCAGACGGTCTGGCAACTCGTGGCGATGCGCTTTCTCGCGGGGCTCGTCGGCGGCTATGCGAGCGGCGCCATCGTCATGATCGCAACGCAGACGCCGAAGCACCGCACCGCGTGGGCGCTCGGCACGCACGCGGCGGGCATGATGGCGGGCAATCTCGTCGGGCCGCTCATCGGCGGGCTGTTGCCGGGTCTGATCGGCATACGCGCGACGTTCTTTCTCGCGGGCGGCCTCATCTTCTGTTCGTTCATCATGACGACGCTCCTCGTGAAGGAAGAACGCCGCGCGCCCGATCACGCGAAAACGAAGCCGCGCGGCGGCTGGCGCGACGTGCCGCTCCTCACGCCCGTCATCGGGATGCTCGCGAGCGCGATGCTGCTGATGTTCGCCAATATGTCGATCGAGCCGATCATCACCGTGTATGTATCGCAGCTCGTGAAGGATCCGAAGCAGGTGACGCTCGTCGCGGGCTTCGTGATGTCCGCCGCAGCGCTCGGCAGCGTGCTCGCGGCGCCGCGCATCGGGCGGCTCGCGGATCGCGTGGGCGCGCCGAAGGTGATCGTCGGATGTCTCGCCGCATGCGGCGTGCTGCTGATTCCGCAGATCTTCGTCACCAACGGCACGCAGCTCGTCGTGCTGCGCTTTCTGATGGGCCTCGCACTGGGCGGCCTGCTGCCCGCGATCACGAGCGTCGTGCGCCACAATGTGCCCGATAACGCGGTCGGCTACATCCTCGGCTACGCGACCTCGGCGCAATACATCGGACAGGTGACGGGGCCGCTCGCGGGCGGCTTCATCGCCGCGCATTCGGGCATGCCCTCTGTCTTCGTGATGACGAGCGTGCTGATGTTCGTGGGCGCCGGGTTCAATGCGTGGGTGTTTCTGCGCAAGAACTGA
- a CDS encoding aldo/keto reductase, which produces MEQHGLGKIGPQVSVIGLGCMGMSGMYGPSDRAESIATIHAALEAGVTLLDTGDFYGMGHNEMLIGEALRSAPPSRRDAAILSVKFGGMRDPAGNFIAFDGRPVAVKNSLAYTLQRLGVDHIDIYRPARLDANVPIEDTVGAIAEMIQAGYVRHVGLSEVGAQTIRKAAAVHPVCDLQIEYSLISRGIEQAILPVCRELGIGITAYGVLSRGLISGHWSKDAAQTGDWRANSPRFQQGNVERNLALVDALRAIADAKSVSVAQIAIAWVLAQGDDIVPVIGARRRDRLTESLGALDITLTNEERAAIEAAVPKDAAAGDRYEAVQMAHLDSEKR; this is translated from the coding sequence ATGGAACAACACGGACTCGGCAAGATTGGACCGCAGGTGTCGGTCATCGGGCTCGGATGCATGGGCATGTCGGGCATGTACGGGCCGTCGGATCGCGCGGAAAGCATCGCCACGATTCACGCCGCGCTCGAAGCGGGCGTCACGCTGCTCGACACTGGCGACTTCTACGGCATGGGCCACAACGAGATGCTGATCGGCGAGGCGTTGCGAAGCGCGCCGCCTTCACGCCGCGACGCCGCGATTCTCAGCGTGAAGTTCGGCGGCATGCGCGACCCGGCGGGCAACTTCATCGCATTCGACGGCCGCCCCGTTGCCGTGAAGAATTCGCTCGCGTACACCTTGCAGCGCCTGGGCGTGGATCATATCGACATCTACCGGCCCGCGCGGCTCGATGCGAACGTGCCGATCGAAGATACTGTCGGCGCGATCGCCGAGATGATTCAGGCGGGCTACGTGCGTCATGTGGGGCTGTCGGAAGTGGGCGCGCAGACGATCCGCAAGGCCGCCGCCGTGCATCCGGTCTGCGACCTGCAGATCGAGTATTCGCTGATCTCGCGCGGCATCGAGCAAGCGATCCTGCCGGTGTGCCGGGAACTGGGCATCGGCATCACCGCGTATGGCGTGCTGTCGCGCGGACTCATCAGCGGACACTGGAGCAAGGACGCCGCGCAAACGGGCGACTGGCGCGCGAACAGTCCGCGCTTTCAGCAAGGCAACGTCGAACGCAATCTCGCGCTCGTCGATGCGTTGCGCGCGATCGCCGACGCGAAGAGCGTGAGCGTTGCGCAAATTGCGATCGCGTGGGTACTTGCGCAGGGCGATGACATCGTGCCGGTGATCGGCGCGCGCCGTCGCGACCGGCTGACGGAATCGCTCGGTGCGCTCGATATCACGCTCACGAACGAGGAACGCGCGGCGATCGAAGCGGCGGTGCCGAAAGACGCGGCGGCGGGCGATAGATACGAGGCCGTGCAGATGGCGCATCTCGACAGCGAGAAGCGGTAA
- a CDS encoding LysR family transcriptional regulator has product MNEPDLSDLHAFLAVARSRGFRQAALLRGVSASSLSEAIRRLETRLGVRLLNRTTRSVTPTEAGERLIERLAPAFAEIAGALDAVNGFRDSPTGTLRLNVPTIVSREVLPPIIARFLAAHPGITLELSASDNFIDVLAAGFDAGIRYDERIERDMIAVPIGPQTQRFVAVASPAYLAAHGEPKHPRDLVNHACIAHRFESGVLAVWEFMRGKDVIRIVPQGPLVTSSIEVSRACAVAGLGLVYTFDEFVREAIDSGALVPVLKPWWQSFTGPRLYYPSRAHMPGPLRAFIDFIRAGS; this is encoded by the coding sequence ATGAACGAACCGGACCTGTCGGATCTGCATGCGTTTCTGGCGGTCGCGCGCTCGCGCGGCTTCAGGCAGGCGGCGTTGTTGCGGGGCGTGTCGGCCTCGTCGCTGAGCGAGGCGATTCGCCGGCTCGAAACGCGTCTGGGCGTGCGGCTCCTGAATCGTACGACGCGCAGCGTCACGCCGACCGAAGCGGGCGAACGCCTGATCGAGCGCCTCGCGCCCGCCTTCGCGGAAATCGCGGGCGCGCTCGATGCCGTGAACGGTTTCCGCGACAGCCCCACGGGCACGCTGCGCCTGAACGTGCCGACCATCGTGTCGCGCGAGGTGCTGCCGCCGATCATCGCGCGCTTTCTCGCGGCGCATCCGGGCATCACGCTGGAACTGAGCGCGAGCGATAACTTCATCGACGTGCTCGCCGCCGGTTTCGATGCAGGCATTCGCTATGACGAACGCATCGAGCGCGACATGATCGCCGTGCCGATCGGTCCGCAGACGCAACGCTTCGTCGCGGTCGCGTCGCCCGCTTATCTTGCGGCGCACGGCGAGCCGAAGCATCCGCGCGATCTGGTGAATCACGCGTGCATCGCCCATCGCTTCGAAAGCGGCGTGCTGGCGGTGTGGGAATTCATGCGCGGCAAGGACGTGATACGCATCGTGCCGCAAGGGCCGCTCGTGACCTCGTCGATCGAGGTCAGCCGCGCGTGTGCCGTCGCCGGACTGGGGCTCGTCTATACCTTCGACGAATTCGTGCGCGAAGCCATCGACAGCGGCGCGCTCGTGCCCGTGCTCAAGCCGTGGTGGCAGAGCTTCACCGGGCCGAGGCTGTATTATCCGAGCCGCGCGCACATGCCGGGGCCGTTGCGCGCGTTCATCGATTTCATCCGGGCCGGAAGCTGA
- a CDS encoding ABC transporter permease: MSTPHLTVPPVRPEYEVTPSASFDVEPHAPLPLAKRLADRTWLRKSIIAIVLIALWEIAARAVDNDLLLPTFSATFVAFVQGIASGELIEKIGISMSVLLRGYALGAVLAFLLTSLAVSTRIGRDILSMLTAMFNPLPSIALLPLALLWFGLGTGSLLFVLVHSVLWPLALNTYAGFQAVPSTLRMTGRNYGLNGMRHVMLILVPAALPSILAGLRVGWAFAWRTLIAAELVFGASSGKGGLGWYIFQNRNELYTDRVFAGLAAVIVIGLAVEHLVFDTVERVTVRRWGVQQ; this comes from the coding sequence ATGAGCACGCCGCATCTGACCGTGCCGCCCGTGCGGCCCGAATACGAAGTCACACCTTCCGCGTCGTTCGATGTCGAACCTCATGCGCCGCTGCCGCTTGCGAAGCGTCTCGCGGACCGCACGTGGCTGCGCAAGTCCATCATCGCGATCGTGCTGATCGCGCTGTGGGAGATCGCCGCGCGCGCCGTCGACAACGATCTGCTGCTGCCGACTTTCAGCGCGACGTTCGTCGCGTTCGTGCAGGGCATCGCGTCGGGCGAGCTCATCGAGAAAATCGGCATTTCGATGTCGGTGCTGTTGCGCGGCTATGCGCTCGGCGCGGTGCTCGCGTTCCTGCTGACATCGCTTGCGGTATCGACGCGCATCGGACGCGACATTCTTTCGATGCTCACCGCGATGTTCAATCCGCTGCCGTCCATCGCGCTGCTGCCGCTCGCGCTGCTGTGGTTCGGCCTCGGCACGGGAAGCCTGCTGTTCGTGCTCGTGCATTCGGTGTTGTGGCCGCTCGCGCTCAATACGTATGCCGGTTTTCAGGCGGTGCCCTCGACGCTGCGCATGACGGGCCGCAACTACGGCCTCAACGGCATGCGGCACGTGATGCTGATTCTCGTGCCCGCCGCATTGCCGTCGATCCTCGCGGGGCTGCGAGTGGGCTGGGCGTTCGCGTGGCGCACGCTGATCGCGGCGGAACTCGTGTTCGGTGCGAGTTCGGGCAAGGGCGGTCTCGGCTGGTACATCTTCCAGAACCGCAACGAGCTTTATACGGATCGCGTGTTCGCGGGACTGGCCGCGGTCATCGTGATCGGACTCGCGGTGGAGCATCTCGTGTTCGATACCGTCGAGCGCGTGACGGTGCGGCGCTGGGGCGTGCAGCAATAA
- a CDS encoding ABC transporter ATP-binding protein — MAANPQALYSRDADLDVATSNKLLSAKNVTLEYRTPERLVRATHDVSFDVYGADRFVLLGPSGCGKSTLLKAVAGFIEPVAGSIEIGGERVRGPGADRIVVFQEFDQLPPWKTVVQNVAFPLRVARKLGRAEARERALHYLDKVGLAKFADAYPHTLSGGMKQRVAIARALAMQPRVLLMDEPFAALDALTRRRMQEELLRLWSDERFTLLFVTHSIEEALIVGNRILLLTPHPGRVRAELNSHQYTQESMGRGEFQQSVARIHRLLFEEDAQ; from the coding sequence ATGGCCGCCAATCCCCAAGCGCTCTATTCGCGCGACGCCGATCTCGACGTCGCGACGAGCAACAAGCTTCTCAGCGCGAAGAACGTCACGCTCGAATACCGCACGCCCGAACGTCTCGTGCGCGCGACGCACGATGTGAGCTTCGACGTGTACGGCGCCGACCGCTTCGTGCTGCTCGGGCCATCGGGCTGCGGCAAGTCGACCTTGCTCAAGGCTGTCGCCGGTTTCATCGAGCCCGTGGCGGGCAGCATCGAAATCGGCGGCGAGCGCGTGCGGGGTCCGGGAGCGGATCGCATCGTCGTGTTCCAGGAGTTCGATCAACTGCCGCCGTGGAAGACCGTCGTGCAGAACGTGGCCTTTCCGCTGCGCGTCGCGCGCAAGCTCGGCCGCGCCGAAGCACGCGAGCGCGCGCTGCATTATCTCGACAAGGTTGGCCTCGCGAAATTCGCCGATGCCTATCCGCATACCTTATCGGGCGGCATGAAGCAGCGCGTCGCCATCGCGCGCGCGCTCGCGATGCAGCCGCGCGTGCTGCTGATGGACGAGCCGTTCGCCGCACTCGATGCGCTCACGCGCCGCCGCATGCAGGAAGAGCTGCTGCGCCTGTGGAGCGACGAGCGCTTCACCTTGTTGTTCGTCACGCATTCGATCGAGGAGGCGCTGATCGTCGGCAATCGCATTCTGCTGCTGACGCCGCATCCGGGACGCGTGCGCGCCGAACTGAACAGTCATCAATACACGCAGGAGAGCATGGGTCGCGGCGAGTTTCAGCAGAGCGTCGCGCGCATTCATCGTCTGCTGTTCGAAGAGGATGCGCAATGA
- a CDS encoding ABC transporter substrate-binding protein, with amino-acid sequence MHSRSGKGAARALVAALAVSLGITSASAHAEGTLRIAEQFGVVYLLLNVARDQKFIEQEGRKEGLDIKVDWAKLSGGSSVNDALLSGSVDIAAAGVGPLLTIWDRTHGRQNVKGVASLGNFPYYLVSNDPRVKTIADFTDKDRIAVPAVGVSVQSRILQYAAAKQWGDKQFDRLDKLTQAVPHPDATAALIAGGTEINAHFGNPPFQQQELAGNPKAHIVLNSYDVLGGPSSATVLYATEKFRNENPKTYRAFVAGLADAAQYITQHPEQAADIYLRVNNAKLDRDLLIKVIKDPSVKFTVAPQNTLALAKFMHRVGAIRNEPKSWQDYFFSDPATKDGS; translated from the coding sequence ATGCATTCTCGATCAGGCAAGGGCGCCGCACGCGCGCTCGTGGCCGCGCTCGCGGTATCGCTCGGCATTACATCGGCGAGTGCGCATGCGGAAGGCACCTTGCGCATCGCCGAGCAATTCGGCGTCGTGTATCTGTTGCTCAATGTCGCGCGCGATCAGAAGTTCATCGAGCAGGAAGGCAGGAAGGAAGGGCTCGATATCAAGGTCGACTGGGCCAAACTGTCGGGCGGTTCGAGCGTCAACGATGCGCTCCTGTCCGGCTCGGTCGATATCGCGGCGGCGGGCGTCGGCCCCTTGCTGACGATCTGGGACCGCACGCACGGACGGCAGAACGTGAAGGGCGTCGCGTCGCTCGGCAATTTTCCGTATTACCTCGTATCGAACGATCCGCGCGTGAAGACCATCGCCGATTTCACCGACAAGGACCGCATCGCGGTGCCGGCGGTCGGCGTGTCGGTGCAGTCGCGCATCCTGCAATACGCGGCGGCCAAGCAATGGGGCGACAAGCAATTCGACCGCCTCGACAAGCTCACGCAAGCGGTGCCGCATCCCGATGCGACGGCGGCGCTCATCGCGGGCGGCACGGAGATCAACGCGCACTTCGGCAATCCGCCGTTCCAGCAACAGGAACTCGCGGGCAATCCGAAGGCGCATATCGTGCTCAATTCATACGACGTGCTCGGCGGCCCCAGTTCGGCGACCGTGCTCTACGCGACCGAGAAATTCCGCAACGAGAATCCGAAGACGTATCGCGCGTTCGTCGCCGGTCTCGCCGATGCCGCGCAATACATTACGCAGCATCCCGAGCAGGCCGCCGATATCTATCTGCGCGTAAACAACGCGAAGCTCGACCGCGATCTGCTCATCAAGGTGATCAAGGACCCGTCGGTGAAATTCACGGTCGCGCCGCAGAACACGCTGGCGCTCGCGAAATTCATGCATCGCGTCGGCGCGATCAGAAACGAGCCGAAGTCGTGGCAGGACTACTTCTTCAGCGATCCGGCGACGAAGGACGGAAGCTGA
- a CDS encoding TauD/TfdA family dioxygenase, whose translation MEIRKFDAPLGAEVIGLDLSKPLSHADFARIHRAHLDHHVLVFRDQRITPDEQVAFSKRFGPLQIHVLHQFGLAGHPEVLIVSNIVENGKPIGLGDAGHFWHSDLSYKEKPSLGSLLHAQELPAVGGDTLFANQHLAWDTLPAHLKQAVEGRVAEHTYLAKYGELQKRSPWRPNLSAEQVAQVKPVTHPIVRTHPETKRRALFVSEHFTTRVIGLPEDESRALLAELFAYSTRPEFIYRHQWRERDMVFWDNRSVMHLAAGTPDDQRRKLFRTTIEGDAPF comes from the coding sequence ATCGAGATTCGCAAGTTCGACGCGCCGCTCGGCGCCGAAGTGATCGGGCTCGATCTGTCGAAGCCGCTGTCGCACGCGGACTTCGCGCGCATTCATCGCGCGCATCTGGATCATCACGTCCTCGTGTTTCGCGATCAGCGCATCACGCCGGACGAGCAGGTCGCGTTCAGCAAGCGCTTCGGCCCGCTGCAGATTCACGTCCTGCATCAGTTCGGGCTGGCGGGGCATCCGGAAGTGCTGATCGTGTCGAACATCGTCGAGAACGGCAAGCCGATCGGGCTCGGCGACGCGGGTCACTTCTGGCACTCGGACCTTTCGTACAAGGAGAAGCCGAGCCTCGGTTCGCTGCTGCATGCGCAAGAGCTGCCAGCGGTCGGCGGCGACACGCTGTTCGCGAATCAGCATCTCGCATGGGACACGCTGCCCGCGCATCTGAAGCAGGCCGTCGAAGGCCGCGTTGCCGAGCATACCTATCTCGCCAAGTATGGCGAGTTGCAGAAGCGCAGTCCGTGGCGTCCCAATCTGTCGGCAGAGCAGGTCGCGCAGGTCAAGCCGGTGACGCATCCGATCGTGCGCACGCATCCGGAAACGAAGCGCCGCGCGCTCTTCGTCAGCGAGCATTTCACCACGCGCGTGATCGGTCTGCCCGAAGACGAAAGCCGTGCTTTGCTCGCCGAACTGTTCGCGTACAGCACGCGGCCCGAGTTCATTTACCGGCATCAATGGCGCGAGCGCGACATGGTGTTCTGGGACAACCGCTCGGTCATGCATCTCGCGGCGGGCACGCCGGACGATCAAAGGCGCAAGCTGTTTCGCACGACCATCGAAGGCGACGCGCCTTTCTGA